In Saccharomonospora marina XMU15, one genomic interval encodes:
- a CDS encoding CaiB/BaiF CoA transferase family protein encodes MTNPLASPLAGIRVVEFGHYIAAPAATQLLADLGAEVVKVEPPTGDQARGIGAYGEGIVLAFNRGKKSVVLDLTSDDDRNAAKRLISEADVVVQNLRAGAMARRGLGPDDLVPVREGLVYVSVSGFSSKGPSASRAGLDIAAQAESGLMSINGEQDGDPLRVGFPIADVAASYAVVQAVLAALLRRERTGRGAVVEVSLVDAMIHMQSAMWGEWHTSGQEPRRKGNGQATVAPAADLIRTADGAIVLSAYTPEHFARLCELMGKSWMIEDPRFADNPSRVAHRDVLLAEISQAFGAVPTDECLAALADRGLVAAAVRTYGEVAASADTRASSILTTGVSPDGERYPIPSLPFSLDGVDPAPGRAVPKAGADNDELRRYQP; translated from the coding sequence ATGACCAACCCACTTGCGAGCCCGCTCGCGGGTATTCGCGTCGTCGAGTTCGGTCACTACATCGCCGCTCCCGCGGCGACCCAACTGCTGGCCGATCTCGGCGCGGAGGTCGTCAAGGTGGAACCACCGACCGGCGACCAGGCCCGCGGCATCGGCGCCTACGGCGAGGGAATCGTTCTCGCGTTCAACCGGGGCAAGAAGTCGGTCGTGCTCGATCTCACCAGCGACGACGACAGGAACGCCGCGAAGCGCCTGATCTCGGAGGCCGACGTCGTCGTCCAGAACCTTCGGGCCGGGGCGATGGCCCGCCGCGGGCTCGGCCCCGACGACCTCGTGCCGGTCCGGGAGGGGCTGGTCTACGTATCGGTCAGCGGGTTCAGCTCCAAGGGGCCTTCGGCGTCACGGGCGGGCCTCGACATCGCCGCGCAGGCTGAGAGTGGCCTGATGTCGATCAACGGGGAGCAGGACGGCGATCCGCTGCGGGTCGGGTTTCCGATCGCGGACGTCGCCGCCAGCTACGCCGTCGTACAGGCCGTACTGGCCGCGCTGCTGCGTCGCGAGCGCACCGGTCGGGGCGCTGTCGTCGAGGTGTCGCTGGTGGACGCGATGATCCACATGCAGTCGGCGATGTGGGGCGAGTGGCACACCTCCGGCCAGGAACCCCGCAGGAAGGGCAACGGCCAGGCGACGGTGGCCCCGGCGGCGGATCTCATCCGTACCGCCGACGGAGCCATCGTGCTGTCGGCCTACACCCCTGAGCACTTCGCCCGGCTGTGCGAGCTCATGGGCAAGAGCTGGATGATCGAGGACCCACGCTTCGCCGACAATCCGTCCAGGGTCGCGCACCGGGACGTGCTGCTGGCCGAGATCTCGCAAGCCTTCGGAGCTGTCCCGACCGACGAATGCCTCGCCGCGTTGGCGGACCGTGGCCTCGTCGCGGCGGCTGTGCGCACCTACGGCGAGGTTGCCGCCTCGGCCGATACCCGGGCCAGCAGCATCCTGACCACCGGGGTGAGCCCGGACGGCGAGCGTTACCCGATCCCGTCGCTGCCGTTCAGCCTCGACGGTGTCGACCCGGCACCGGGCCGGGCGGTACCGAAGGCGGGCGCGGACAACGACGAGCTCCGGCGGTACCAGCCTTGA
- a CDS encoding tripartite tricarboxylate transporter TctB family protein, producing MTVGWVRGNADPIAAGALLGLGLLYGGLALDEGLGTIAETGAGFFPLLVAVVLVASSAAVLLRERRRRTDSGQPAAEDGDDFAGTVHWWRVIGVVLAALLVPLLGTTLGMIVTLSISLVLIAKIMGLSRWSSALILGVAFGAATWLIFVYWLYVPLPTGTLGLV from the coding sequence ATGACGGTGGGGTGGGTGCGCGGCAACGCCGACCCGATCGCGGCGGGGGCACTGCTGGGGCTGGGCCTGCTGTACGGCGGCCTTGCCCTCGATGAAGGGCTGGGCACCATCGCGGAAACCGGTGCGGGCTTCTTCCCCTTGCTCGTGGCGGTGGTGCTCGTGGCCTCCAGCGCCGCCGTGCTGCTACGCGAGCGGCGTCGCAGGACCGATTCCGGGCAGCCCGCAGCCGAGGACGGGGACGACTTCGCCGGTACGGTGCACTGGTGGCGGGTCATCGGGGTCGTGCTCGCCGCGCTGCTCGTGCCGCTGTTGGGCACCACCCTCGGGATGATCGTGACCCTGTCGATCTCGCTGGTGCTGATCGCCAAGATCATGGGCCTTTCGCGATGGAGCAGCGCGCTCATCCTCGGCGTCGCTTTCGGAGCGGCTACCTGGCTGATCTTCGTGTACTGGCTGTACGTCCCGCTGCCGACCGGAACCCTCGGACTGGTCTGA
- a CDS encoding carboxylesterase/lipase family protein codes for MHRRFVITLLTAVLLTGMLSAVTPAHAGHGTVVRHTSLGLVKGIDEDRSTGTFSWLGIPYAEPPVGDLRWRAPVTHRPWQGIRDARRYGQGCIQEGRMFSPSPSGPHYGLDIRDGLDKPVGSEDCLTLNVFRPSTPQRNLPVIVFIHGGSNMVGYSADPMYDGRALARRANAVVVTVNYRLGVLGWLDLPGLKTGDPHTDSGNFGTLDQIESLRFVNRNARAFGGDPSNVTVMGESAGAVNVWALMVSPLSKGLIDKAIPLSGGLQFSTPSLARTYAEAFADEAAGATDDVVSRLRSMPAEDLIRAQVRRGETAGDPPRVIADGVVLPEDYHAAIAAGEYRDIPVLAGNTLEEGKLFGSAIGAFRPTDYQRFTWQYQFDPDRRAPLKVRDFIVDEYLPADRPGGWNDAADGLTDSIFTRLALDSMGSLQAAGHDGLYYYQFGWDQQPAPFDTVYGAVHAIDLPFVFRTFDEGFFAFSFSRKNEPGRLQLSNLMIAGIGAFVRTGMPQHPALGAKWEQWPRSMVFDAGNRKASARPGEVETR; via the coding sequence ATGCACCGTCGCTTCGTCATCACATTGCTTACGGCCGTTCTGCTGACCGGCATGCTCAGCGCGGTAACGCCCGCGCATGCCGGACACGGCACGGTCGTCCGGCACACGAGCCTCGGGCTCGTGAAGGGTATCGACGAGGATCGTTCGACCGGAACCTTCTCGTGGCTGGGAATTCCCTATGCCGAGCCCCCGGTCGGGGACTTGCGCTGGCGGGCGCCGGTCACCCACCGGCCTTGGCAGGGCATCCGGGACGCCCGGCGATACGGGCAGGGTTGCATCCAGGAAGGACGGATGTTCAGCCCCTCCCCCAGCGGCCCGCATTACGGGCTCGACATCCGGGACGGTCTGGACAAGCCCGTGGGCTCGGAGGACTGCCTCACGCTGAACGTGTTCCGCCCCTCGACGCCGCAGCGGAACCTGCCGGTCATCGTGTTCATTCACGGCGGCAGCAACATGGTCGGCTACTCCGCCGATCCGATGTACGACGGGCGCGCGCTTGCACGCAGGGCGAACGCTGTCGTGGTCACGGTGAACTACCGGCTCGGCGTCCTCGGGTGGCTCGACCTGCCCGGGCTCAAGACCGGCGACCCGCACACCGACTCGGGCAACTTCGGCACACTGGACCAGATCGAATCGCTGCGCTTCGTCAACCGGAACGCACGGGCCTTCGGCGGTGACCCCTCCAACGTAACCGTGATGGGCGAGTCCGCGGGCGCGGTCAACGTCTGGGCGCTCATGGTCTCACCACTGAGCAAAGGCTTGATCGACAAGGCGATCCCGCTCAGCGGCGGGCTGCAGTTCTCCACGCCGTCCTTGGCGCGAACCTACGCCGAGGCGTTCGCCGACGAGGCGGCAGGAGCGACTGACGATGTCGTGAGTCGACTCAGGTCGATGCCGGCCGAGGACCTCATTCGTGCGCAGGTGCGGCGTGGCGAGACGGCAGGTGACCCGCCCAGGGTGATCGCCGACGGCGTGGTGCTGCCCGAGGACTACCACGCCGCCATCGCGGCGGGCGAGTACCGCGACATCCCGGTGCTCGCGGGCAACACGCTAGAGGAGGGCAAGCTCTTCGGCTCGGCGATCGGCGCGTTCCGCCCGACCGACTACCAGCGCTTCACCTGGCAGTACCAGTTCGATCCCGACCGCCGCGCTCCACTGAAGGTCCGCGACTTCATCGTCGACGAGTACCTTCCCGCCGACCGTCCCGGCGGCTGGAACGACGCGGCCGATGGGTTGACCGACAGCATCTTCACGAGATTGGCCCTCGACTCCATGGGTTCGCTGCAAGCGGCCGGGCACGACGGCCTCTACTACTACCAGTTCGGCTGGGACCAGCAACCCGCTCCCTTCGACACCGTCTACGGTGCCGTGCACGCCATCGACCTGCCCTTCGTCTTCCGTACCTTCGATGAAGGGTTCTTCGCCTTCTCGTTCAGCCGCAAGAACGAGCCGGGACGCCTGCAACTGTCCAACCTCATGATCGCCGGCATCGGCGCCTTCGTCCGTACCGGCATGCCTCAGCATCCCGCGCTTGGCGCGAAATGGGAGCAGTGGCCACGCAGCATGGTGTTCGACGCAGGCAACCGTAAGGCGTCGGCCCGACCGGGCGAGGTCGAAACGCGATAG
- a CDS encoding LysR family transcriptional regulator, which produces MKVHELECFLAVVDHGSITRAAAALYLAQPSVSQIIRRLEAELSIELFRRVGRGLVLTPAGEALVGPARQVVRDLQHARQVADDYRGLERGRVDLAISAALTSNFLAAWVGHFRRKHPGLTVRLTQHHGDTDDIVALIRSGEAELAYTVSSVSRQGIECVHVGDGEVVLALPPGWRTEFPDPVPIKMLDGLPMIVDRGFGRSYLQSIRDAGGVEPAVVVDVSESAGLVPLIVAGAGAAFLPMRQALDARRRGANLRMVDPLTMRPIYAIMASSPLSAPARKFLELSKENLDRWHRAVARRTEQGKSLLEAAVEADNVIEAAYQRLAEEPFESAGQVDARR; this is translated from the coding sequence ATGAAGGTCCACGAGCTCGAATGCTTCCTCGCCGTCGTCGATCACGGCAGCATCACGCGGGCGGCGGCCGCTCTGTATCTCGCCCAGCCTTCGGTGTCGCAGATCATCCGCAGGCTGGAGGCGGAGCTCAGCATCGAACTGTTCCGGCGCGTCGGGCGCGGACTGGTACTCACCCCGGCGGGCGAAGCGCTTGTCGGGCCTGCGCGCCAGGTCGTGCGCGACCTGCAGCACGCCCGCCAGGTCGCCGACGACTACCGCGGGCTGGAGCGAGGGCGGGTGGACCTCGCCATCTCCGCAGCGCTCACCTCGAACTTCCTGGCCGCGTGGGTGGGCCACTTCCGCCGCAAGCACCCCGGCCTGACCGTCAGGCTGACACAGCACCACGGAGACACCGACGACATCGTCGCACTGATCAGGTCGGGCGAAGCCGAACTCGCCTACACCGTGAGTTCCGTGTCGCGGCAGGGGATCGAATGCGTTCACGTCGGTGACGGCGAGGTGGTGCTGGCCCTGCCACCCGGCTGGCGAACGGAGTTCCCCGACCCGGTCCCCATCAAGATGCTCGACGGCCTTCCCATGATCGTCGATCGCGGGTTCGGCCGGTCCTACCTACAGTCGATCCGCGACGCCGGTGGAGTCGAACCAGCCGTGGTCGTCGATGTCTCCGAGTCCGCGGGCCTGGTTCCGCTGATCGTCGCGGGAGCGGGTGCCGCGTTCCTGCCGATGCGGCAGGCTCTCGACGCTCGACGGCGGGGTGCGAACCTGCGCATGGTCGATCCGCTGACGATGCGACCGATCTACGCCATCATGGCCAGCTCGCCGCTTTCGGCTCCGGCGCGCAAGTTCCTCGAGCTCAGCAAGGAGAATCTCGACCGCTGGCACCGAGCCGTCGCACGGCGCACGGAGCAGGGCAAGAGCCTGCTGGAGGCTGCGGTCGAGGCGGACAACGTCATCGAGGCCGCCTACCAACGCCTGGCCGAGGAGCCGTTCGAGTCCGCGGGGCAGGTCGATGCTCGACGTTGA
- a CDS encoding tripartite tricarboxylate transporter permease: MLDNLWAGFATFADPTYLILAVAGVVLGTLVGVLPGIGPIGAMSVLLGMTTQLGPAGSLILFAGIYFGSTYGGSTTSILLNVPGEASSVVTALDGHQMTKRGRSGPALAIAAVSSFVAGTVAILGLMLFAPWLGGVAVELGPPEYLALCVAGLLLLAALSSGSTAKAIVMIGAGLAIGTVGIDPAAGDLRFTFGSDALAEGFSFIALVMGVFGVAEALTLAGKRWRPEPVKAPKLRELLPSRRESREAAPAALRGSAIGFLLGLVPGPAAVLSTFASYVTERKISKRPERFGSGAVQGVAGPEAANNAAAGAAFIPLLVLGIPFAPTMALVLAALLLNGIVPGPTFVADQPELFWTVIAAMYIANFMLLVLNLPMVGLFTRLLAIPPQALMPFVIGLCLVGVYAEGNSMFDVVVMLVAGLIGFLLRRSGFSMAPFVLAVVLQPTLETSLRQTLSYSDGNPGYLLGRPVAMAIFALVVVAIAVSTHRALSARKRNTPTTNDDLSHASRS, translated from the coding sequence GTGCTCGACAACCTCTGGGCTGGCTTCGCCACCTTCGCCGATCCGACCTACCTGATCCTCGCGGTAGCCGGAGTGGTGCTCGGCACGCTGGTCGGGGTACTTCCCGGCATCGGGCCGATCGGTGCGATGTCGGTGCTGCTCGGAATGACCACGCAGTTGGGGCCCGCTGGCTCGCTGATCCTGTTCGCCGGCATCTACTTCGGATCCACCTACGGCGGTTCGACGACCTCGATCCTGCTCAACGTCCCCGGCGAGGCGTCGTCGGTGGTCACCGCGCTCGACGGTCACCAGATGACGAAGCGCGGCAGGTCGGGACCCGCACTGGCGATCGCGGCGGTCTCGTCGTTCGTGGCCGGCACCGTCGCGATCCTCGGCCTCATGCTGTTCGCTCCGTGGCTCGGCGGCGTGGCGGTCGAGCTCGGGCCGCCGGAGTACCTGGCACTGTGCGTCGCCGGGCTGCTGCTTCTGGCGGCACTGTCCAGCGGGTCCACCGCGAAAGCCATCGTGATGATCGGCGCCGGGCTGGCCATCGGCACGGTCGGTATCGACCCGGCGGCAGGCGATCTGAGGTTCACGTTCGGCTCCGATGCGCTCGCGGAGGGATTCAGCTTCATCGCGCTGGTCATGGGCGTCTTCGGTGTCGCGGAGGCGTTGACGCTCGCGGGCAAGCGGTGGCGCCCGGAACCGGTCAAGGCTCCGAAGTTGCGTGAGTTGCTGCCCTCGCGGCGAGAGTCACGGGAGGCGGCACCCGCGGCGCTGCGCGGATCGGCGATCGGTTTCCTGCTCGGCCTTGTCCCGGGACCGGCAGCGGTGCTGTCCACGTTCGCCTCCTACGTCACCGAACGCAAGATCTCGAAGCGACCGGAGCGGTTCGGGTCGGGAGCCGTACAGGGAGTGGCGGGCCCGGAGGCGGCGAACAACGCGGCGGCCGGTGCCGCGTTCATACCGCTGCTGGTACTCGGCATCCCGTTCGCACCAACCATGGCGCTCGTGCTCGCGGCGCTGCTGCTCAACGGCATCGTTCCCGGCCCGACCTTCGTCGCCGACCAGCCCGAGCTGTTCTGGACGGTGATCGCGGCGATGTACATCGCCAACTTCATGCTGCTGGTGCTCAACCTGCCCATGGTCGGGCTGTTCACCCGGTTGCTGGCCATCCCGCCGCAGGCGCTGATGCCGTTCGTGATCGGCCTGTGCCTCGTCGGCGTGTACGCCGAAGGAAACTCGATGTTCGACGTGGTGGTCATGCTCGTCGCGGGTCTGATCGGCTTCCTGTTGCGCCGGTCCGGGTTCAGCATGGCACCCTTCGTGCTCGCGGTCGTTCTCCAACCCACACTCGAGACATCGCTGCGCCAGACCCTTTCCTACTCCGACGGCAACCCCGGCTACCTGCTGGGGCGACCTGTCGCGATGGCGATCTTCGCACTGGTGGTCGTGGCGATCGCAGTGTCCACCCACCGTGCGCTCAGTGCCCGAAAGCGCAACACCCCAACCACGAACGATGACCTCAGCCATGCGTCCCGGTCGTGA
- a CDS encoding TetR/AcrR family transcriptional regulator has product MPKIVDHDARRREIIGVVWRLVAEEGIQSVTTRRIAEAAGFANGALLYYFPNKDAVLTAAFQHIFDATNQRADRADGNRRGLAGLRTLCQEIMPLDDERVTEARLAITFWQQALNSPEKAAIHARFMNQWRAEMSDRLREACADGEIPDLSSVDAVVDELLSMLMGLQILGVLSPNEATPQRQLAQLDEFFARLRGDVRG; this is encoded by the coding sequence GTGCCCAAAATCGTCGATCACGACGCGCGTAGACGCGAGATCATCGGCGTGGTGTGGCGACTCGTCGCCGAAGAGGGCATCCAGTCTGTGACCACCCGCCGGATCGCCGAGGCCGCCGGGTTCGCCAACGGCGCGCTGCTGTACTACTTCCCCAACAAGGACGCCGTGCTCACCGCGGCTTTCCAGCACATCTTCGATGCGACGAACCAGCGTGCCGACAGGGCGGACGGCAACCGCAGGGGGCTGGCAGGGCTTCGCACCCTGTGCCAGGAGATCATGCCGCTCGACGACGAACGCGTCACCGAGGCGCGGCTGGCGATCACATTCTGGCAGCAGGCACTGAACTCCCCCGAGAAGGCAGCCATACACGCCCGCTTCATGAACCAATGGCGCGCCGAGATGAGCGACCGGCTCCGCGAGGCCTGTGCGGACGGCGAGATCCCCGACCTGTCCAGCGTCGACGCCGTCGTGGACGAGCTACTGTCCATGCTGATGGGTTTGCAGATCCTCGGTGTGCTCTCCCCGAACGAGGCCACACCGCAGCGGCAACTGGCACAGCTGGACGAGTTCTTCGCCCGCCTGCGAGGCGACGTCCGTGGCTGA
- a CDS encoding enoyl-CoA hydratase/isomerase family protein yields MSGTAIGSGTALFTLDSGVATVTLNRPQRRNAISWQLVEDLLAAMERAHAAEGLRVLVLTGAGHDFSVGADLARVASGRAREQETRTLRGHSVADDRERLAVASTLVESIASFPAPTIAAINGACAGAGLSLALATDFRLAAPDSVFNTAFVSAAVSGDLGSAWLLTRAVGDARARALLLDPGKLTAGEALQAGLVTEIAANPQVRLGELVAKLAGQAPKAMRYSKQNLADAERLTLAEYLEREVPRMVDCARSEDARRAARAFLEKRKPVFTGE; encoded by the coding sequence ATGAGCGGCACCGCGATCGGCTCCGGAACGGCGCTGTTCACACTCGACAGCGGCGTCGCTACCGTGACCCTCAACCGGCCGCAGCGTCGGAACGCGATCTCCTGGCAGCTCGTCGAGGACCTGCTCGCTGCCATGGAGCGAGCTCACGCCGCCGAAGGGCTGCGCGTTCTGGTCCTCACCGGAGCCGGCCACGACTTCAGTGTCGGCGCCGACCTGGCCCGGGTGGCGTCGGGGCGGGCGCGCGAGCAGGAAACACGCACGCTGCGAGGACACTCCGTCGCCGACGACCGGGAGCGGCTGGCCGTGGCGTCCACCCTCGTGGAGTCGATCGCGTCGTTTCCCGCGCCGACGATCGCCGCGATCAACGGGGCGTGCGCGGGTGCCGGTCTCTCCCTGGCGCTGGCCACCGACTTCCGGCTCGCCGCCCCCGATTCGGTGTTCAACACCGCTTTCGTCAGCGCAGCCGTGTCCGGTGACCTGGGAAGCGCGTGGCTGCTGACTCGCGCGGTCGGCGATGCCCGTGCGCGGGCGCTCCTGCTCGACCCGGGGAAGCTCACGGCGGGGGAGGCGCTGCAGGCCGGGCTGGTCACCGAAATCGCGGCGAACCCGCAGGTCCGGCTCGGCGAACTGGTAGCCAAGCTCGCGGGGCAGGCGCCGAAGGCGATGCGGTACTCCAAGCAGAACCTGGCCGACGCGGAGCGGTTGACCCTTGCCGAGTACCTCGAGCGCGAGGTGCCGCGCATGGTGGACTGTGCGCGCAGCGAAGACGCGCGCCGGGCGGCTCGCGCGTTCCTGGAGAAGCGCAAACCGGTTTTCACCGGGGAGTAG
- a CDS encoding tripartite tricarboxylate transporter substrate binding protein — translation MSIRPIRLRPRAAMSAIIVAGALVVAACGGPPGQAAYPARDVQIVVPYPAGSSIDTTARALAEVINSQGKLGKRVQVVNRAGGAGSVGTTATLNAKPDGYTVGILPDGPLTLVPHTEEVSYDPESISVIDEVTISPVMFVVPADSPYRDLGDLVDAAKARPGAITLGEGPLNYAVPAEKFEQLTGTRFKHVSFDGDQATTTALLGNNLDVGVMQLAGAFAQLDSGKVRALAIGSAERADIAPDIPTFQEQGVDLEWEAYNVVVAPPQLPDAVSKKLSEVFSSAVASAEFTEAAQQLGLLVSDADSAQAAKRLTDKSAAAADLLAPSR, via the coding sequence ATGAGTATTCGTCCGATTCGGCTGCGCCCGCGTGCCGCCATGTCCGCGATCATCGTGGCGGGAGCTCTTGTCGTGGCGGCGTGCGGCGGGCCACCGGGACAGGCCGCGTATCCGGCACGGGACGTGCAGATCGTCGTCCCCTATCCGGCGGGAAGCAGCATCGACACGACAGCGAGGGCGCTGGCCGAGGTCATCAACAGCCAGGGCAAGCTCGGCAAGCGCGTCCAGGTCGTGAACCGGGCAGGCGGAGCGGGCTCGGTCGGAACCACGGCCACGCTCAACGCAAAACCCGACGGCTACACCGTCGGCATCCTGCCGGACGGACCGCTCACCCTGGTCCCGCACACCGAAGAGGTCTCCTACGACCCGGAGAGCATCTCCGTCATCGATGAGGTGACGATCTCGCCGGTGATGTTCGTGGTACCGGCGGACTCGCCGTACCGGGATCTGGGTGACCTGGTCGACGCCGCCAAGGCCCGGCCAGGGGCGATCACGCTCGGCGAGGGCCCGTTGAACTACGCCGTCCCCGCTGAGAAGTTCGAGCAGTTGACCGGCACCAGATTCAAGCACGTCTCGTTCGACGGTGACCAGGCCACCACAACGGCGTTGCTTGGCAACAACCTCGATGTCGGCGTCATGCAGTTGGCGGGCGCCTTCGCGCAACTGGATTCGGGCAAGGTCCGCGCACTGGCCATCGGTTCCGCCGAGCGGGCCGACATCGCCCCTGACATTCCCACCTTCCAGGAACAGGGTGTCGACCTGGAGTGGGAGGCCTACAACGTCGTTGTAGCCCCACCCCAGCTACCGGATGCCGTGAGCAAGAAGCTCTCCGAGGTGTTCAGCTCGGCCGTCGCAAGCGCGGAATTCACCGAAGCGGCGCAGCAACTCGGCCTGCTGGTGAGTGACGCCGACAGTGCGCAGGCCGCGAAACGCCTGACCGACAAGTCCGCCGCGGCGGCGGATCTACTCGCGCCTTCGAGGTGA